The Acropora palmata chromosome 10, jaAcrPala1.3, whole genome shotgun sequence genome contains a region encoding:
- the LOC141895130 gene encoding uncharacterized protein LOC141895130: MKTATILVAAFLGILIHDVISQSGTGLSDNSDEGQAKKCPEEDIHGVVLEFPPYMIIRDEGNGTILDSGIVFDYIGNIFNDCCKGEDARVEIEELDEDFESNSFTTALHNANIVFPVDEALEQELTISGINYAFYDIVHSPGYVLIGRMDQYNRKVRSLVLKSLYDSWPIFVLIFLLTGIAGVLIWALEYHVRNEDFPLTFKRGSSEGFWWAFISITTVGYGDKAPKSLLGRLFSVLWILIGVVVITMFTATVTSALTNTALPEFTNTLEGMKVGVLDKDFEAEEEARYIGANPLSYQSVADLNAALSSEKVEGIFMERIQAYYYYKDSNDENLRIFKAINAKISYKMALKTNTMQQFIDWNSCIKRRLEHPSIDRLIKNYTKPMKAFKPAMDTIGLLSGKSEETTVFLLIVLGILLGLFALGVFVEYCLAKSHRFLRKTSLENQGKGEERFSPVETSLKQLDNMEQNLEILSTQVQVMKDSLSRSNKQDKKDQMNENLKLIEVHSSFT, translated from the exons atgaaaacagcaaCTATTTTGGTTGCTGCCTTTCTTGGAATTCTCATTCATGACGTCATTTCGCAGAGTGGCACTGGCCTCAGTGACAACAGCGATGAGGGTCAAGCAAAGAAATGCCCGGAGGAAGATATCCATGGGGTGGTTCTAGAATTCCCACCATATATGATAATAAGAGATGAGGGAAATGGAACCATATTAGATAGCGGAATCGTCTTTGACTACATCGGTAACATCTTCAATGACTGTTGCAAAGGCGAGGATGCTCGCGTCGAAATCGAAGAGTTAGATGAAGACTTCGAGTCCAATTCTTTTACGACAGCACTCCATAATGCGAATATTGTCTTCCCCGTTGATGAAGCTTTAGAGCAAGAACTGACGATTTCAGGAATTAATTATGCATTTTATGACATTGTACATTCGCCTGGCTATGTACTCATTGGTCGCATGGATCAGTACAACAGGAAAGTGAGGAGTTTGGTTTTGAAGTCACTGTACGATTCTTGGCCCATATTTGTTTTGATATTTCTTCTCACAGGAATAGCTGGAGTGTTAATTTGGGCATTG GAATATCATGTAAGAAACGAAGACTTCCCTCTGACATTTAAAAGAGGCTCTAGTGAAGGTTTTTGGTGGGCTTTTATCAGCATTACCACTGTAGG ATATGGTGATAAGGCTCCTAAGTCGCTCCTTGGTCGCCTGTTTAGCGTACTCTGGATCCTAAttggtgtagtggttatcactaTGTTCACTGCTACAGTTACATCAGCACTAACTAACACCGCTTTGCCAGAATTTACCAACACCTTGGAGGGAATGAAG GTGGGTGTACTAGACAAAGACTTCGAGGCTGAGGAGGAAGCCAGGTACATCGGAGCAAACCCTCTGA GTTACCAAAGCGTGGCTGATTTGAATGCAGCACTGTCCAGCGAGAAAGTGGAAGGTATATTCATGGAGAGGATTCAAGCTTATTACTATTACAAGGATAGCAACGATGAAAACTTGCGCATATTCAAAGCCATAAATGCAAAGATTTCTTACAAGATGGCGCTGAAGACAAACACAATGCAACAGTTCATAGATTGGAACAGCTGCATTAAAAGACGTCTGGAGCATCCATCAATTGATCGATTAATCAAAAACTATACTAAACCGATGAAg GCTTTTAAACCAGCAATGGATACAATAGGTCTCCTATCAGGAAAATCTGAGGAGACAACCGTTTTTCTCCTAATCGTGTTGGGCATTTTGCTCGGTCTTTTTGCACTTGGCGTTTTTGTGGAGTACTGTCTTGCGAAATCTCATAGATTTCTCCGAAAGACCTCTTTAG AGAACCAAGGAAAGGGTGAAGAGCGTTTCAGTCCGGTTGAAACTTCACTGAAACAGCTCGATAACATGGAACAAAACCTGGAGATACTTTCTACACAAGTTCAAGTCATGAAAGATAGCCTTTCAAGatcaaacaaacaagacaaaaaagaccaaatgaatgaaaacctCAAACTTATCGAAGTTCACTCTAGTTTTACTTAG
- the LOC141895142 gene encoding replication protein A 32 kDa subunit-B-like codes for MWNDTNQFGGGYQSMDSFGGGGGYMQDGGSFASPMGESQEKKRSASRVQSVIPCTIKQLHSATYNQTEDTFKLGDLELNQVTIVGVIRDAQESATNIMYNISDMTSEDIIVRKWIDNEESDAEKDRRSSCRENTYVRIFGHLKSFKENSRSLIAFGLSPVTDFNEITYHMLDVVHSHLALSKLPEMSDMSLSMRQGSTPGMHGFQGQTPGRMNQGGFGGNTAATHAGLTGIQQQIQSLITNCQQEEGMAFAVIKQKVRGISDAQIRSTLEFLSNEGHIYSTIDDDHYKSTDSY; via the exons ATGTGGAACGATACAA ATCAATTTGGTGGAGGATATCAG TCGATGGACAGCTTTGGTGGTGGCGGTGGCTACATGCAAGATGGTGGAAGTTTTGCTTCGCCCATGGGAGAGTCCCAAGAGAAGAAG CGATCTGCATCCCGAGTGCAGTCAGTGATTCCATGTACAATAAAACAGCTACACAGTGCAACATACAACCAGACAGAAGATACCTTTAAACTGGGAGACCTTGAATTAAATCAG GTAACAATTGTTGGTGTTATAAGGGATGCACAAGAATCAGCAACCAACATCATGTACAATATCAGTGACATGACCTCAGAGGACATAATTGTGAGAAAATGGATAGATAATGAG gAAAGTGATGCTGAAAAAGACAGAAGATCATCATGCAG ggAAAATACCTATGTGCGCATTTTTGGTCACCTTAAGTCCTTCAAGGAGAATAGCCGTAGTTTAATTGCATTTGGACTTTCTCCAGTGACAGACTTCAATGAGATAACTTATCACATGCTCGATGTTGTTCATTCCCATTTAGCACTGAGTAAG CTGCCTGAAATGTCAGACATGTCACTGTCAATGCGACAAGGAAGCACACCAGGAATGCATGGATTTCAGGGTCAAACACCTGGCAGGATGAACCAGGGAGGGTTTGGAGGAAACACAGCAGCAACCCATGCAGGATTAACAGGAATTCAGCAACAG ATTCAGAGCTTGATTACGAACTGTCAGCAAGAGGAAGGCATGGCTTTTGCAGTCATTAAACAGAAAGTCAGGGGCATATCTGACGCACAAATTAG AAGTACACTGGAGTTTTTAAGTAATGAAGGGCACATCTATTCCACAATCGATGATGATCACTACAAATCAACGGATAGCTACTAG
- the LOC141895136 gene encoding uncharacterized protein LOC141895136: MKRALSGKKGNMKLSFHELIETPGYSLIMDTGHVNDKANTIVMTKLVQNVWPIVVLAFLFAGIAGICVWVLETSFNEEEFPRSFTRGIYEGFWWSFVSMTTVGYGDKTPKFVFGRLFGVIWIMTGLVIIAIFTATATSSINISVDGWAVVRGKKIGVLADTSAELRANQMGAKIQVYKDVSQLFSDLHANQIDGAFMERYRAAYHINNTTNLDTIKVFQSYDDKVVYRLVITASKQILDNGSCFRNKIAIIDTDSTLFKYLKPVKAYDNSDMQSFFSGQSKFTKKTLWATSCVFGGLLLIGIVSELIYTRLWKSTRKVQNGEGEIEMNDGKLQSSAVKTNLKEVEDKLAQLIREVTKLQEQVAVISSQGNGTYNTTNM; encoded by the exons ATGAAAAGGGCCTTGTCCGGTAAAAAGGGTAACATGAAATTGTCTTTTCATgaacttattgaaaccccAGGCTACTCACTCATTATGGACACTGGTCATGTCAATGATAAAGCAAACACAATCGTAATGACGAAACTGGTACAGAATGTCTGGCCGATCGTTGTGTtggcttttctttttgccGGCATAGCGGGAATATGCGTTTGGGTTTTG gaaACATCATTCAACGAAGAGGAATTCCCACGTTCCTTTACAAGAGGCATATATGAAGGCTTTTGGTGGTCTTTTGTCTCCATGACAACTGTTGG CTATGGCGACAAGACACCAAAATTCGTCTTTGGCCGTTTGTTTGGTGTAATTTGGATCATGACTGGTTTGGTGATCATAGCTATATTTACAGCGACTGCAACAAGCTCAATCAATATTTCAGTTGATGGCTGGGCTGTCGTGAGAGGGAAAAAG attggagtacttGCTGACACATCAGCCGAATTACGGGCAAATCAAATGGGAGCTAAAATTCAGG tttACAAAGACGTTTCCCAACTATTCTCAGACTTGCATGCAAACCAAATCGATGGAGCTTTTATGGAAAGGTACCGTGCTGCGTACCATATAAACAACACGACTAACCTGGACACCATCAAAGTGTTTCAAAGTTATGATGATAAAGTAGTTTACAGGTTGGTCATAACGGCGTCAAAACAGATATTGGACAATGGATCTTGCTTTCGTAACAAGATTGCCATAATTGATACCGATAGCACCCTGTTCAAGTATCTTAAACCCGTAAAG GCTTACGATAACAGCGACATGCAGAGTTTCTTTTCGGGTCAGTCGaaatttaccaaaaaaaccctttggGCAACCTCTTGCGTCTTTGGCGGTCTCTTGTTGATCGGCATCGTATCGGAGCTTATTTACACAAGACTATGGAAGTCAACGAGAAAAGTCCAGAATGGAGAAG GTGAGATAGAGATGAACGATGGAAAACTCCAGTCGAGCGCCGTCAAAACCAACCTCAAAGAAGTCGAGGACAAACTGGCGCAGTTAATTCGAGAAGTAACCAAACTACAAGAACAGGTTGCAGTCATTTCATCTCAAGGCAACGGTACATACAACACCACTAACATGTAG
- the LOC141895139 gene encoding uncharacterized protein LOC141895139: MLTSEVSLLNASFGQTVLTSNESLDQIDVSQYLDTLLASAFIFSILSPFTVASNGLLLVAIYKDPFKCFRSPVTVFIISLAMVDLLTGFIVEPLFALHYFACYFKQTLSPGEHFNLLFQIGTFFSLLLLSSSFLLVLALTTTQYIAITFPHKYKIFFTKKRIVIAVVGFFVYFVIFSSLQFAKIPYTLYLKINLHLHPTVVGFLLAVANIVLFRSFRKFEKQSSALRNPVTHHSANPNSRLVGHRSNALKQEKHLTTVALLLSSLLLFCAVPHIVAFYIYLYSSEKSNAFVLNVIIALRVSDLVLFLKVALDAYIYAWRHPKYRKAIKGVMFCFVKKMKRETETELELMVI; encoded by the coding sequence ATGCTTACTTCTGAAGTATCTTTGCTCAATGCTTCTTTTGGACAAACGGTTCTTACGTCAAACGAATCTCTTGACCAAATAGACGTATCTCAGTACCTCGACACTTTGCTTGCATCCGCTTTcatcttttcaattctttcaccCTTCACAGTGGCGAGCAACGGTCTTCTTTTGGTGGCGATTTACAAAGATCCATTCAAGTGTTTCCGCTCTCCTGTCACCGTTTTCATCATCAGCTTAGCTATGGTAGATCTGCTGACGGGCTTCATTGTGGAGCCTCTGTTTGCTCTTCATTACTTTGCCTGCTATTTCAAGCAAACCCTGTCACCTGGCGAAcactttaatttgctttttcaaaTAGGAACATTTTTCTCCCTCTTGTTATTGAGCTCCTCGTTTCTTCTCGTTCTGGCCTTGACCACAACTCAGTACATCGCCATTACCTTTCCTCACAAATACAAGATATTTTTCACCAAGAAACGTATCGTCATCGCTGTGGTGGGGTTTTTCGTCTACTTCGTAATCTTCAGCTCCTTGCAGTTCGCGAAAATTCCCTACACCTTGTACCTTAAGATCAATCTACATCTCCATCCTACAGTTGTGGGGTTTCTGCTTGCAGTAGCGAATATTGTTCTCTTCAGATCTTTccgtaaatttgaaaaacagtCCAGTGCCCTCAGAAACCCAGTCACTCATCATTCTGCGAATCCCAACAGTCGTCTCGTGGGACACAGGTCAAACGCGCTAAAGCAAGAAAAACATCTCACAACTGTGGCCCTTCTGTTGTCGTCTCTTCTTCTGTTCTGTGCTGTTCCACACATCGTGGCATTTTACATTTACCTTTATTCCTCAGAGAAATCAAACGCATTTGTCCTTAATGTGATCATTGCTCTTCGTGTCAGCGACCTCGTcttgtttttgaaagttgCCTTGGATGCGTACATTTATGCATGGAGACATCCCAAGTATAGGAAAGCAATTAAGGGGGTTATGTTCtgttttgtaaagaaaatgaagcGAGAAACGGAGACCGAGCTTGAATTGATGGTTATCTAA